The Lacerta agilis isolate rLacAgi1 chromosome 14, rLacAgi1.pri, whole genome shotgun sequence sequence ctgcttaattccCAAAACCCACAAAGCACCTCTCTAAGAAGCATACACAAAATAACATAAAACATTCAAAGATAATAGCGGTGAAAACAagcacaataaacaataaacgctgcaaacaaacacaataaaattacCCAAATATAGATTAAAATTCACAGTTTTACAAACAAGCGCACATACTAAAATGACATGTCTGGGTAGGTGTGCCTAAAGGAAAATGGTTTCAGCTTCAGAAACTACAACAAAGACATGGGGGAATTGCTGCACGTAACTAGATTGATTTCTCACAAGTGTGGATCAAACATGCTGCGGCATTTGTAGAAATGCCAGTTCCGTAGACTGAAGTGACCAAGTGGGCATATGTGGGGTAAGAAAACCGGTCCAAAGCTGTAGCAACGTTTATTCACTAATAACACCGCCATCTCTTACCCAAAAGAACCTgaattcccacaggcatctggttggccactgtgagaacggaatGCTGGGCTGGATCctgttctgatccagcaagcttttctTACGTTATTATGTAAATGAAACAATTTTTATAGCTCCCAAATTTCCCTTGGATCAACCTTCTGTGGCCACTTCTTATTCAATGTTAACATTTGCCACCCACTGATTCTGTAGTAGCAGTCAACAGCAGATAAGGAGCGGCGACCAGTATTCGGGAATTTCTGGCATATAGCCATCAACTCCGGACCTTTCAGATCAGCCGCTGCTTCTTTGGCACCCATAAAAGACTGTTGCCCAAACCACCACGTGGGTTGTCTGTGGAGTCCCAGCTCTTCCTTGCCTttggaaggaaaagggaagagagggaaagggaaaggaagcgAATCACTCACATTGGCCTGCAGAGGtcagcagaaatcagccatgccAGATGTTCTTGCCTCCGGATGTCCTTCCAGTCATCTGAACCTTTTGGCAGAGCCAGGCTAGAAGAAAGAGGCTGTGAAGTAGACATTTGCTGCCACAGGGATCCCAGAGATTGAGATGgcgggttgggggtggggagcaaagttGCAAAAGGGTTGtagttggtggggagggggcgtcGGAGGAAAATCCCAGGTGCCCAGTTGCCTAGGCAACTAAAAATTTGATGCTGGCAGCTAGGAATTGGAAACAGCTTTCTTAATGCAGTCCTTGTAATAGACCTCCATAGGAATTTCATGCCTGACAGCAATTCCCATCTATATATAATGCAGGAGGCGTGTTGGAATGAGAAAAACTTGGGTAGACATAAGCAGGTTGGCATCAGTCTGCAGGTGCCATTTTCTAAAATGGCCACGAATCATTCTATTGGAGCAGCTGTTTATAGACATACAATTTCTGTCaaaggatatttaaaaaaaaacccaccagcggTACCTATAGCTCCACATAAATTAAGCATTATGTAGAAGATATTTGTTGGCAGGGTCGATCTCCTTAAGTTTCCTTGCATATTTTGCTGGCATTTTAAGATTGTTTGCTTCTGAGTTCTTTGATTTTATATCTACCCTGACTTTGTAAATGCtgctattttactgttttattgtaatGTAGTGGCTTAGTATACACCATGTTGAGATTCTTGAATGAAAGGtgatataaaaaatattttaatacatttttggctttagccatttcttttttttttttaagatatctattttttttatatCAGAGTAAAGGATAACAGTTTCCATCTGATCTCAAAATTACTTTATTACAATATCTAAAAGGTGAGGTAGTACTGGTGCAGTTAAAAAAGTTATGAACAAAactgttaatttttatttttctaccagtttcttctttttcccagtgttaaattcagttgtccacatttctacttaaaaaataaaaaaatcctcatgacaAGTTGTACATTTTAGTGCATATTTCTCATAGTCAACatatttttgaatgcagttttgagtaataaatgcatttttcaagcgatttcccctaatagaatgcatttttgcatgttacttttaccaatatattcattttttaaatgaacagtTACCACTAATATGTTCTTGCACACATTGGTTGGTGGCACAATTCAAAGAGCAGCTGCTTCTGTTTTTGTATTGGTCTGATAAGTGCAAATTAGAGGGTTTCTCATTCAACTTCAATCAAAATCAGATTTCTCTGCCATCCCTATTTACAACTgactattgttttattatgtatagtAAATGTTTGCAAACATCACTTTTTCAACAGATTTTTAGATTGACTGAACTATGATAATACCTGGCTTTTAACACCTggggtgtatatttttaggacaaCTTATAACTTATTTCTGTAAGTTGTTTTAATGTTATAATCCaccttgggaccttagggtgaggGGTGGGTAAACAGTATTAGCAATATAActtggaggaggaaaaggagatctGATTTACTTTGCAGCTGAAATACTTACTCTATGCTGAAATAGGACCTTCTTTCGCAGACCAAACAAGTTGTTGAGCTCACCTCTGTTTCCCCATATTTTGCAGAATGCATTTGATGAAGTCCGTTGCCTCCCGAGATCCAGCTTCAATGCCTTGATTCCTTGTATCTAACGCTGTGGGTTCAGCATCTCTCCTGGATGGGTCAATTCTGTTACTGGGGGAACATACACAAAAGGCATCTCTCTGGGATTATGGGATACTATAATGCTTCAGCTCTGTTAAAACCGTTTCATCTCccccctatcccccccccacaaacgtATTGCTTTTCTTTatagtgggtggcgctgtggtctacctctcgggcttgccgatcggaaggtcagcggttcaaatccctgcgacggggtgagctcccgttgttcggtcccaacctagcacgtcaaagtgcaagcagataaataggtaccactccggtgggaaggtaaacggcgtttccgtgcgctgctctagttcgccagaagtggtttagtcatgctggccacatgacctggaagctgtacaccggctccctcggccaataaagcaagatgagcgctgcaaccccagagtcgtccgcgactggacttaacagtcaggggtccctttacctttacctaccctgGCAAGGTAGGTTAGTCAGAGAAAGATTACCTGGGCCCAAGCTCACCACTAggctcagggctggatttaggtttgttgaggccctaagctattggagataatggggccctttatatgtccagctgccctttgtcaacaacaaattgccgctgttttttgtgttgaatatatgctatatggtaatttatggacctaataggtatctaaagccatttgcacataacaaagtacgtattttatcaaagtaattgttgaactaaaATACaatgaagaagtatattaatagtgaagtacaattaagaagtatattgggggggcaagagagtggggccctaagcttatttagcttatacgtaaatccagcactgactaGGCTTCATGGcttggcagggatttgaacctatgACTCTCAAATGTTGCAAGTCCAGCACTCTATCCACCATGCCACCCTAAAAATATGTGAATTCTCATTTGTGAATTTGTGCCTCTAGTACAGTAGTTATTGTGGACACTTTACGAAGGTCTGAAAAGACACAACATTGGTAAAGATGGTAACCAGAGCTAGAATATTTCCTTCCCTGTCCATTATAGGACGGGTGCCTGGATCTTTCCTAGCCCATGCATGGCTTTCGTTGCCCTAACAAATTATTTCTAGCAATTGTTTTTTGAGGTAACATGAAACAGTAGCAACCAGCAATTACTGTTTGGTACAGTCACCAAAAGGCTGAAAGAAAATGTGGGTTTCTCCATGTTTATCTACTAATACGGTATGGGAACACATTCTGGAAATGTAAATCTTCCTGTACAAATTAAAGCTACTTTTCACTCTCCTCCATTCTTGTGAATTCTGGCTCCAAAGTGTGTTGAAAATCCGTTTTAGATAATATGCGTTCCTGCATCCAAACTGATCAGCCCCATTGGACTGTACTGTAAGACTGATCCATGTTTGAGTATGCTAGCCCATGGAGCGGAACAAGGCAAGATCCTGGACAAGAAAGAAGTGTTCCCTTCTCACCTGCATTTCTCTCTTCCTACTCAGCCTTCCAAACATCAGTTTGACCAGTGCTTTCCCTAAAATCCTGGGTAAACCACCTGTGCTATAGACTTACTCAATCATGTTCTCTCTCCTGTTCAAGAGCCACTCCACAAAGTTCTTCTTCATCATGCTGTCCAAAGTTCGACTGTAATCGCTTGCTAATGTCCCCTCTGAATACCGTCTCTGCAGAAACCTGGAGTTCTTTGTGTTTTCTCTAAGAGCAAAACAGAAACACATAGGGTGTGTACACACTGGGAAAAAATCCTCATCTCTCGTTCGAACAGCACTCTAGCTAAAGGATGGGGAACTCCTTTCGGCTCATGGGTCAGATCCCATTGTGGATAACTCTGCAGACTATGTGTGAAAGGGGACAGTTGAAATTTGCTGCCAAATGCAGCACAACTGATTGGGAGCAAGCTGCACGGCTTTTGGAGACCTCAGATTCTATCAGGAGCATtgagcagaaagtcccaggtggATTTGACTCTGG is a genomic window containing:
- the LOC117058581 gene encoding gastric inhibitory polypeptide-like, which produces MSFKVLFLLLVSVSFVLMEENDSRENTKNSRFLQRRYSEGTLASDYSRTLDSMMKKNFVEWLLNRRENMIDNRIDPSRRDAEPTALDTRNQGIEAGSREATDFIKCILQNMGKQSLALPKGSDDWKDIRRQEHLAWLISADLCRPMLQ